A region of the Methyloprofundus sedimenti genome:
ACCGAGCAATACCCAGATGCGATTAAAGCAATAAAACTGCGCCGAAATTTTGGTAAAGCTTTCGCCTTATCAACGGGTTTTAGTGAGTCTAAGGGCGATATAATTTTTACTATGGATGCTGATTTGCAGGATGATCCAGCAGAAATCCCCAAATTTCTGGATAAAATTGCGGAAGGTTATGATGTGGTGTCAGGCTGGAAAAGCAATCGCCAGGACCCTTTATCGAAGACCCTGCCGTCTAAATTCTTTAATAAAATAACTGCAAAATTGACCGGAGTTTCATTGCACGATTTTAATTGCGGATTTAAAGCCTATAAAAAAGAAGTTTTAGAGGGAATTAAGATTTATGGTGAATTACATCGTTATATTCCGGTTCTAGCGCATGAACTTGGCTTTATCAGCGCTGAAGTCAGTATTAAACACAATAAACGAGAATTTGGCGTCTCCAAATATGGCTGGGAGCGTTATGCGCGAGGGCTACTTGATTTACTGACCGTATTAGCGACTACCCGTTATCTGAAGAAACCGGGTCATTTGTTTGGTGGACTAGGGGTATTATCGGGTATTGTAGGCACAATTATTCTGAGTTATTTGGGAATACTCTGGTTGATTGACGATAGTCCTATCGGTACTCGCCCTCTTTTTGCTGTCGGTATTTTAATGGTTATTCTTTCTATCCAGATGATTTCTATTGGAGTATTAGCAGAACTGATTACCCGGCATAGCGACTCGGGACCAAGCGATAGTGCGATAGCAGATAAGCGAGGGTGTAGCTAATGGCAAAAACACCCCTTATTGAAGAGGGCCTGGTTGTGGGAACCGGCTCGGATAAATACGAAACTAAAAACCCTTTAGCACAATACCTTTTGCGTCAATTTGATAAGAGTATTGCCGAGCTGGTCAATTTGGCCAGGCCCGATTCAATTTTAGAAGTCGGTTGCGGGGAAGGGCATGTAACGGATATTTTATTAAAAAATTCTACAGCAAATATTCAGGCACTGGATATTTCTCAAACTATTGTTGATATTGCCAGGGACGCAATTGATTCAACTCGCGTTGATTTTCAGCAATTTAATATTTATGATCTGGCAGAGAAAGATATCGCCGATTTAGTGGTTTGTTGTGAGGTTTTAGAGCATTTAGAAACCCCGGAAACGGGTTTATTAAGGCTTGCTGAGAAAGCGGCGCCTTATGCCATTATCAGTGTTCCTCGCGAGCCGTTGTGGCGTCTGTTAAACTTTATGCGTGGTGCACATGTAAGCAACTTAGGGAATAGCCCCGGGCATATACAGCACTGGTCACAAAAAGCATTTATACAATTTGTCGAAACGCAGTTTGAAATTGTCAGCGTCAAAGCACCACTACCGTGGACGGTATTGTTGCTTAAATCCAGACAATTTAATAATTCCTGATACATTGTTAAAGAAAATACTCACCACTTTTGGCTCAGTTGTGGCAATTATTTCCCTGGGTTTTGTTGGGGTGCAATTATCCGAAAACTGGGATAAAGTCGGTGCCTATCAATTCACTTTTGCTTCACTTGCCGGTTTATTGTTAGGCGCGGTTGTCTATGCTGGCGCCTGTTTTTTTCTATCATCTGCCTGGTATCAGATTCTTAGTGCAATAAGTTCACATTCATTGTCGGTAAAACTTTTACGTTCGATTTATGCACGTAGTCAGATTGCGAAGTATATTCCAGGTAATGTTATGCACATTGCAAGTCGGCATATCATGCTCAATCGTCTTGGAATAAGTCATAAGCCACTTGCTGTGGCCAGTTTAGCTGAAATGATAGGTTTAGTATCGGCTGCCGTTACTTTTGCCATTATTGGTGGCACATTGTACGATTTATGGGGGGAGTATCTTAAGCCGCAACTACTTTATATAGGTCTGGCGGTCATTGCCATGCTCCTGGTGTTACTGCCTTTAATTCGTATTGCATGCCTGAAGTATATTCCTGCAAGCCATGACCTTTTAAAGAAGCCACGATTACAAGGGGCTCTGTTTCGAGCTTACCTGGAATATTTATTGTTTTTTGCGCTTGCCGGTGCGATTCTGGTGGCTCTGGTTTTTCAATTAGATGGATATGTCAGCTCAAATAGTGTCTTTGCTATTCTTGCCAGCTTTGCTATTTCGTGGTTAGCTGGATTTATTACCCCAGGCGCACCTTCAGGGATTGGTATTCGAGAAACTATTCTGGTGGTGTCGTTAGATAAAATTTTACTCGCTGGAAACGGAGCATTAATTGCGATCTTATTCAGGTTTATGACCGTAAGTGGGGATGTGTTGTTTTTTATCATTGCTGGCGGACGTAAGTAAAAATAATAGAACCTTGCTGTGTGAAGCAGAGAATAATCTTTGTATAATGCTTTATGTAGAAAATTTAACAACATAATCAGGAATTTGATGTGGAATTGACAATTTTAATGCCTTGCTTGAATGAGGCGGAAACGCTCGCCGTTTGTATAGAAAAGGCAGACTCTTTTATTAAGCAAAATAATATTGTTGGTGAAGTTGTCATTGCTGATAATGGCAGCACCGATGGTTCGATAGATATTGCCGAATCATTAGGTGCTAGAGTCGTGCATGTTCCTACACGAGGTTATGGTGCGGCTTTACAAAAAGGCATAGAAGAGGCTAAAGGTGAGTTTGTTATCATGGGTGATTCCGATGACAGTTACGATTTTAGCAATTTAATGCCATATGTAGAGCAGTTACGTGCGGGTTATGATCTGGTTATGGGCAATCGCTTCAAAGGAGGTATAGCTAAAGGGGCGATGCCTTTTTTACATAAATACTTAGGCAATCCAGTACTCAGTTTTCTGGGACGTTTGTTTTTTAAAATTCCGGTAGGGGATTTTCATTGCGGCTTGCGCGGTTTTCGACGCGATTCTGCGCTTTCATTAGGCCTGACTACGCCAGGTATGGAATATGCCAGTGAATTAGTCGTTAGAATGGCTTTGGCAGGCGGTTCAATCAAAGAAGTACCAACAACGCTATCTAAAGACGGTCGTAGTCGTCCGCCGCATTTAAATACCTGGCAAGATGGCTGGCGTCATTTGCGATTTTTGCTGATGTTCAGTCCTCGCTGGCTGTTTTTTTATCCTTCCCTTTTTATTCTTTTGCTTGGGGTCATATTAACCGTTTTATTGGCGCCAGGGGCAGTCAGTATTACACCAAATATTACTCTGGATATTCATAGCATGATTGTCGGTTGCTTTTGTGTGCTGGTGGGCCTGCAAGGTGTTTCC
Encoded here:
- a CDS encoding glycosyltransferase family 2 protein; the encoded protein is MKSSNSSALFLSFVIPVKDEVQTLAGLYQGISDALKQRDKDLRFEVIFIDDGSTDGSWAEMTRLTEQYPDAIKAIKLRRNFGKAFALSTGFSESKGDIIFTMDADLQDDPAEIPKFLDKIAEGYDVVSGWKSNRQDPLSKTLPSKFFNKITAKLTGVSLHDFNCGFKAYKKEVLEGIKIYGELHRYIPVLAHELGFISAEVSIKHNKREFGVSKYGWERYARGLLDLLTVLATTRYLKKPGHLFGGLGVLSGIVGTIILSYLGILWLIDDSPIGTRPLFAVGILMVILSIQMISIGVLAELITRHSDSGPSDSAIADKRGCS
- a CDS encoding class I SAM-dependent methyltransferase, yielding MAKTPLIEEGLVVGTGSDKYETKNPLAQYLLRQFDKSIAELVNLARPDSILEVGCGEGHVTDILLKNSTANIQALDISQTIVDIARDAIDSTRVDFQQFNIYDLAEKDIADLVVCCEVLEHLETPETGLLRLAEKAAPYAIISVPREPLWRLLNFMRGAHVSNLGNSPGHIQHWSQKAFIQFVETQFEIVSVKAPLPWTVLLLKSRQFNNS
- a CDS encoding glycosyltransferase family 2 protein, which produces MELTILMPCLNEAETLAVCIEKADSFIKQNNIVGEVVIADNGSTDGSIDIAESLGARVVHVPTRGYGAALQKGIEEAKGEFVIMGDSDDSYDFSNLMPYVEQLRAGYDLVMGNRFKGGIAKGAMPFLHKYLGNPVLSFLGRLFFKIPVGDFHCGLRGFRRDSALSLGLTTPGMEYASELVVRMALAGGSIKEVPTTLSKDGRSRPPHLNTWQDGWRHLRFLLMFSPRWLFFYPSLFILLLGVILTVLLAPGAVSITPNITLDIHSMIVGCFCVLVGLQGVSFAIVARRYAALRGFLPFTNQVRYLVDAVTLERVLIVAAVFFIGGLGGLAYCVSNWFSVHLGALEYGSLVRVLMLAGTSVAIAVQLAFTSFLAEILEIKSNNSYQKVS